The Apis cerana isolate GH-2021 linkage group LG10, AcerK_1.0, whole genome shotgun sequence DNA window gTCATGGTTCTGAATCTTGGAGTCCTGCACCTAGTCCTGATGAACTCGTAATTCAAAAACGAGGGCGTCGTCGTAGAACTATAGTTTGGTCTCCTGATCTTGATACTTGTAAAAGGAATAGTCTTTTtaggtaaaatattaattttttctaatttgcaaaataatcataaataaatgtaattaaaattattatagctcAAGTTCTAAAGATCGTACTCCAGTGAAAAGTCCATCAAAATCAACTATGATATTGAGAAGTACACCTAGAAAGAGACTTTCTCTTGCTGATAACAGTGAATCTCAATTTACGACACcagacaaaaagaaaaagttacaAAACTTATTAGATACTaataattcacaaaaatattttactggcaatttattaaatggttTGAGAGGTCTTAGCCATAATCAATTAGTACACATGATTATGGATTTAGTGTCTATGCAAGAGGACGGTCTTTTACACAACAATGATAAAATacggaatattttattgaaaaaaatgccaATGGCTGATATTCAATCattgattgatatattaaataatttaaagcaaaATATACAAGCTAGCATTGGATTTTCTGATTTGAATGGTTTATCTAATATTCATTTAGATGCCTTTCATGTatgtagtaatttttttacttttatatattttttttttattataaattttatttatatattaatattatcttgattttatatagaaagcAATTATAGATCAAGGGAAAAGACTTGTAGAATCACAGCATTGGATATCAGTAATGCATTATGTATATGCAGCATGGAATATTACAAAGCaactaaatgaaaaagaacatcaaaatatatgcaatttgacacataaatgttttaaaaatttgacgcATTTTTGTTCTCAAGctttgaaaaaaggaaattttacaAGTACTGTATTGGATATGTTTGCTGACaggtattgataaaaaaaatatttgacttttatattttgaatataaaaaaataccattttgtttaattgttcACAGGCTTGATGCAATGGTTGAAGATTATGAGGACTTAAAAGTTTGTTTACAGTTGATAAACGAAGTAAAAAACAACGAaacctaaatattttttctacatcgttttcaataacaaaaaactatatataaacattatttctatacatacatatatatacatatatatatacatatatatatatatatatatatttttaatatatacataaattttaattctcattgTAATATAAAGACTTTACTGGAGTCTTGATCATTATTAGGTAGActatatcttttttactattttttttttttttttataattcaatcatATAATGAGAGATTCATATGGACCGGTATTAGTAGTAgctttaagaatatttaaaattttcaaatgatatttttatattatgttcgtattaaatattttgagatatttgacattttataatctttgcaattataatttatgttatgttaATGAAAAACGTCATTTAAAAAGGACATTGTTATCAAGCTAGGGtaacttatatatttcaaacgtGATCGttaaattcatttgtattatttatgattcattTGCGAtagatatgtttttttaagatatttataaaattttaactttttttttttaaatatatcttatatgtattttgttaaaaatacttaGGGACCATACTTATCTTATTGATACAATTTCTTgtctatgttttttttcatgacaattatatatacatatataaaaacatacagacaaattgatttttattaaaaacaatttattcgtcATAATATATCATGCATTCTTACATAATATACCATTATTACTTCTGAAAGGCACATACTTCATTtacgtgtgtgtatgtgtgtgtacacGCGTGAGTGCGTGCTTATGTAGGAGTGGATGCGTGTAAATGTCAGAAACATTCtgagaatcgaataaaattctttcttttttctagaattaattcaattactgTTTTTTCAGACAGTATAACAATGATCttatgaatatttgtaatcagatcattcgaatttttcctagacaataattaattaattaatatctatgtTTAATGTATCaagttttaaattgattactCAGAGATTCTCGAATCGCATTGATTTGTTGTTGATTACGCCtcaaataacaaaagaaatattggatATGGTCATATCGGaccatcgaaattttttttaatttcttccgtGTTCGCAAGcgtaagattattaattttctttcttataacGGATCATTTAAAAAGTGCGTATTGGCAAGATTACATTATACACAATTCTTAGGAACATTTTCAAAATCCGAATTCTTTTTGATCggatttggaaaatttcattagaCGAATAAAAACATAACAATGAACGCAACAATAATCTGACTTcatctaaataaaaacatttaggTGAAACAAACCAAACGCGTTTTAAGTATGTCTATGCAGTTCATATAGAACGTTTTATGTTCTATGGTAATATgcgtaaaataaaagtttaacgagattgaaaaatcgttcaaaaagtttttttctcgCCGAGTctcgaaaaaaacgaaaatggaaatgaaaaatggatatttcaatgaaaatatttcttcatcttaaaaaaaaaaaaaagtgttgccaatttttgctattttcaaataattacaattgttttttaaacaataaaaaaagtttgcgtttattgaaaataaataaaattatattaattattctcaatCGGACGTTCTTAATCGAGACTTGGTTAGGATGAACCtaagaaaaaactttttaaatgatgTTCATCACGGCGCAATACTTAGACGATGCATATTAAAacgtaaatatttcaattattgacTATGCGGCCGTTGAGCTAAAAGTGGAATCAcgggtaaaaatattaaaattttatttttgtattgaattatttttcaattgaagGAATTAGTTAGAATCACTATAATCAAGATTATATCATCCTTcgagttatattttaatttaaaagagaaagaaaaggtaagagtcgaaaaaaaataagaacagTTACGCATGTATAGGATGtagtttatcattttttcgctttttttatctaattatattttaattgtttgtttattattcgttttttattgtttattattcgttatttattgtttgtttGTTATTCATTTTCGTGATTCACCCATGATCCGGACTTATTAGCTATAttcatttcgtttaaaaaaaaaaagaagaagaaggagatataaaaaactatatagaACATTCTGTTCGCTTCGTTCGGATGACAATGGGAcgcgattaaattaatataacgatCCGTAATGCGACGATGCAACTATGATACTTAACAAGATAAAGCTGCGAATCGAATACTGTGGTAATGAATCATCGGATATTATGAGTTCGCTGACTGAAACTCGCTTCAGTCGATCTTTGCCGGTTGCACCCTTGGATAcaactgaaaaaattaaaaataaatattattaaaatattattaagaacagatcaaagatattttaagtatttactttaatgttatatttctattctttttctttttcttttcttttctaactaattataaatcattctgTTTCTTCGATTCGTAGATATTCGGACAACTTACGCCAAGTAAATTTCTAGGTACGTAGCCTTCTTTGTGTCCCAGTTTGCTCCACCACCATTCTCTCTCATTGTCATCGCCCTTCCGAAGGACAACTAAGGAATCACCATTCTTCAGAGTGAGCTCATCGCTGTGTTGCGCCTCGTAATCGAACACTGCATAAACTTGACCATTGTTCATTATTCCAAGCTTCTCTTGGACGCCTGCAACGTGATATAAAATCAGTATAATTTGCTCGATAAAACTTTAGAGATTCGATTAAGACGCGTTAATGATCAGTTTGCATTAATACTGACTGTATAAATATTCTGAACAACCGTCGAAACCCTCCTCGTCTTCTTCGCATTTTTCTGCTGCAGTTTCATGGTCGGAGAGAGTAGTGGCGAATATACAAGCTCCGTGCTCCACTAGAAATCTTACCATGGATAAATTATTGCAACTTGCGGCGCAATGTAAGGGAGTCCTGCAATAAAACTCAAGTGAGCAAAGGatcgaagaattaaaatataaaatatacgattgaAAGTTGATAAACTTCTTACCATCCATCGCTGTCCTGAGCGTTCACGTCGCAGCCAAATTCCACTAGAAACTTGACTATCTCCAAATGACCGGCACAAATGGCATTATGAAGCGCAGTAATGCCTTCATCGTTAGCCGAACTGGGATTCGCCACTTCTTTAGCAGTTTTCTTCACTAATTCCAATTCACCTTCGAGACTGGCGTCCAACAGTAGAGCTAGAGGATCAAAGGAAACCCTTCTCGAGAGATTCGCTTTCCCCGTGCTGGACTTCAGgttccctttcttccttctcatCACCTCGTTGTTCTTCCCATCGGCTTCCAATTCCGTTCTTCTCTCGCTTTCTTTCGCCTTCACTTTATCCTCGATATTAATAACGTTCAACGCATCAATGATATCCGCTTCCTCCAATTTCTCATTACTAATCACATCTTCGTTGATAATCGGAACGCTCTTCTTACAACTGTCCGTCGTATCGATGATTTGTGATTGTTGCTGAGGTTGTTGcggttgttgttgctgctgttgctgctgttgctgctgctgctgctgctgctgctgttgttgctgttcCGTTTGCATCAGGTCCGCTGGAATCTCGGTTTCCGGAAACAGAAACGCCGGTGGCATCTCAATCCGTCGATTTATCGACACGTGAACATTCGACTTGGCGTAACGGAGCTTCGGCTGCTCGGAGATCGGTGCCTTCTTCAATGTTAGAGGCCTGGCTTTGATGATTTGATGATTGCCGAATTGGGTTTCTGTCGGAGATTCCGGTGGTTCGGACGTGGGGATCGGTGGAacgtcttcttctttctctgttCTGTGAAACGGTGGAAACGGTCGATTAAGATGACTAACTGGAGAATtgcaattttggaaaaaaaagtgatgGAGACGGTACGACAGACGTGGGTATAATCCCCGATCTTAGAGACTTGGACAAGTTTTGACACGATATGTACTTTGAAACAAGTgtctataataaatcaataatccaCCGAGGATATTAAGTCGAGTCAAAGTTTTGatgttttaaaaagatatttctcgTGTATTCGATTTAGAACGATCTTTTGTATTTCGGTTTCACGGGACAGTTTCCGCGTTTCGAATAGTTATGCTAtttaaggaaaggaaagaaaagcgaTCGATTTAATGATAAGATTTGGAGGGAACACGATCGAGAAACAGGAACTTAGATTCCGCCTCGATCGATTGAAGAGCTCGCGAGCACTAAGCTGTTGTCTCAACTGCACGGTAGTGGTTCTATTTTTGTGTCTATTATTCGAGATAGGCTTCGATTCACCGGCCAAATCGATCGCGAactaattaacatttataattaacccGGTAATCGTTTTTACGCGCTGTGCTCAAAATCCCTCTGCTCTATCACTATTCGATACCCTTTCGGCAATGAGATCGTCGAAATGGATTTAATCCGAAATTCCGAgtcgaaaatttaaacgtaaatacgaatctaaatataaaataaatattgaatttgtcGAATTCAGAGATTGATCGACAAttgataaaaaggaaaatcgaaatattcagCGAGCAAACCAGATTCACAAACCTCGTATTGATCCCTAAATTGTTTTTGCAATCGCCGATCCCGTCGCCCGGATTGTCCATCTTTTCATGATGGGTCAGCCGTGGAGGGGGATTCGGTTTGCTCGGTTTCGGAGGTAGCGCCGGTTTCGTCTTGTCCTCtatcatatttttcctttcattctCGTTTTTCAATCTATCGAATTCGAACGTTTTTTCCACAGTTTTCGCAGGGATCTCAAATTTCCCATTGTGCTCGTGCTTCGTCGCGGAACTTTGCTCGAATTTGTTGCTCTCGAATTTGACCGATTCTTGCTTGAATTGTTGGCCCCCGCTCTCGTATTTGTTCGAGGTTGTTTCGTGCTTAAATCCCGCATTGTGCTCGTACTTGATCGATGGCCTCACCTCGTGTTGATCGTGTTTACCGTATTGTTGAGTATTCTGATTAGGATCGTACTTCGTTCCGTGAATTTGTTCGTGTTTATTCTGCCCGCTTTCGTACTTCCCTTGATCGATCTTCGATACGTTGTCGTAACGATTCGTCTGATTTCCAATTTGTTCGTGCTTGCTCGATTGTTCGTACAATTTCGTACACGCTTGTTGATTGGCCTGATCGTATTTCCCGTGTTGATCGTACTTGGAATGCTGCTGCTCGTATTTTATCTGATGAGAATCGTACTTGAACACCTGATTGGGCTCGTACCTCTGCTGTTCGTGTTTAGTCGGAAGGGCGTGCTCGAATTTATCTTGAACTTTTCCTTGTTCAAACTTTATCTTATCGGGTTGTTCGTTGTTGGACGTGGAGCCGGTTAACGGTTGAGTCTGATTGTATCTTTGAACCGAATTTCCAAAACTGGTCCCGCTCGATGAGGTGTGAATGGTCGACGAAGGATTAGGAGAATTCTGTGTCTGATATACCGAGGATGAAGACACAGGGTGAGTATTCGCTTGAGCGGAGTGTTGAATACCGGGATAGTTGTGCCTCGACGCGTAAGTTTGGTCCTGGGTGGACGTTTGATTGTTAGAAGAGGATTGGTTCGATTGCTGCTGGTTGCCACTTTGAGTGCTCAGACCAACGAAATTTTGCGCGTTATTGTGTCCACGGCCTATCAGGCTCAGAGTTTGTGGCATCACGGGATGAATCTTCGTGGAGGAAGTCTGATAGATTTGAGACTTGACGGAGAAACTTGGCGCCACGCTGGATATTGGTTTCTGATGCGTTTGAAGGTTTCTGTGATTTTGAGTTTGAGTAATGGATACGGTGGTGCCAAGATTCGATGCCGATGAACCAACGTTATGTTGCTTCTGTTGAATGTTTCcgtgttgttgttgttgctgctgctgttgttgctgttgctgctgttgcGTTTGCGACTGCTGTTGATGATGGATCCGAAGATTTTGCGACAAACCCTCGGGGCTGAAGTTGTGGGATGTGCTAATCAGGTTGTTGTTCGTACTATTggcgttgttgttgttattattactgttgttattgttgttgttgttgttattgttattattattcacggATTGATTAGGCAGGTTCTGGTTGTGTTGATTCGTGCCCAGTAATTGCGACTGACCTGAAAACATCGGATGTAATTGAACGTAAGACTCGAGATCGTaaagatcgatcgaagatTTTTGTTCGATGATACCAACCTTGAATATGGGATTGGGATTGGCTATGGGCGATTTGATGACCAAACTGTTGAAAAGCTGCTCTCTGACCTAATTGAGAGGCACTGGCCGAGTGTTGtatcttattcttattaacaTCATCTTCGGCAGCCTTAAAATTCACCGTGAATTTGGTGTTGTAAGGCAGTGTCTGATATTTCGGGTCGTTTTTGTTCAAATTGAAATCGTTGTCGTTCGGTATATGGGAATACGGTTCAATAGCGGCTATATTTCCAGCAGGCCTGGACTTCCCTCCGGCATTGAAGTCCAGCTTCGACTCTGTGAACCCGGTGTTCGCGCTCGTGCGATTCCCAGAGCCTAGCTGCTGGCTCAGTCGTTGGTTCAACGCTCTCTTGCGTTGAAGACGACCCTGCAGCTGAGCTATCCTCGCGTCTATTGACGCCATCTCTGCTTGTCGTTGCGCTAGGGCCAACCGTTGCTGAGACACCATTTGGTTCTGCTGCTCGTTCATCTTATTACGATACTGTcgacgagagaaaaaagaaaacaagagTTTATTCCCGACTCTTCGATAAAGTTCGTTTCCGAatgtgaaaaacaaaattctaaaaattctctttttctttcaccgCGCTCGAACCGTGAAAGATCGAAATCACGCTGTAGCCACGAGTAGCAAGGAAAGGGTAGAAGAAAAGGGAGGCTTTGCTTACAATAAGCTCCCTCCTGAGTTTCTCGAGCTCAGCGCTGGCTGGCGTCGACAAGTGTCCACCGCCGCCACCGCCTCCAACGCCTCCGCCGCCGACGCCTCCGGCGCCTCCACCTCCGCTTCCGGTCCCGGCCGCGTTCTGCCTGCCCCGCAGCTCCTCGAGTTGTCGCGTCAACTCCTCCACCTTCGCCACCGCCAATGAGagctccttctccttctcgttGAACAGCGCCCTTATGCAGTCCAGGTCCGAGGCTGTGAACACGAAGAAACGCGTCAGGCCAAGGAACAAggcgatttttatataacgacGGGCGTGAAAGGTGAAACGCGAAACGAGAGAACGATTCTTTAGCGATTCTTAGCGCTGCGCCGTGAGCAAGAGCGCAGCAACGACTCTCTTTTCAtctcttttctaaaaaaattgggGAAAAAGTAGCGTGTACCCGAAAAACGAGAATAGGAATCAACGTGCACAACATCCCGAGTTTTGCCCCAGTTtcctgaatatttattttcaagcaCAAGCCAGAAACtgattcgatatttcttcaaaGAGAGGACAGTGGGAGTCCGGAACGGGACAACCTGTTTGACCTGGTACGACGACGAGTCCGTCGTGGATgaaactttcttttaattatttgcccGCTTCCTTTGACACGTTTTCCCTCCGATCCGCGATACACTTTTTATGCAGTTTTAATCTGTTTCTTCGAGGGAGAATATCCCATTCAAAGAGCAAGAGGCAAGAATCAAGGCTCGACAACAACAAATAATCTCGCCCGTTTCTCCAGGATGGAGGAAACCCCGCGTCCTCGAAGGAGAGGAACGTTTTGTTACcgcgaaaagagaaaaaggcgCTTTCCGGGGGGAAAAACGGCGAAAAAACGTTTTCAAAAGATCTTTCGTCCCCGATTCAATGGGACTCTCCTTCTTATTCTCCTACTCAAGAACAACGAAATAATTCAACGGTTAATTGTTGAAACTGAGTCACGAGTCGAACCATAACGCGAATCCTCGCCGCGTCTACCCTCGTAAATCATTCCTTTAATTGGCTCTTTTTCCAACTTTCCAACGCGAGCCAGCCGAGGCTGCTTTCTCGTCGCGCGATGCGATCCTCGCCTGTGCGATCCATGCATGTGAATCTTTCAAGCTGGAGACGGAGAACATGAAAGGAAGCTATTATTGAGTTTGGAGGAAGAAGATGtccctctattttttttttttttttccataaagaAGGAAGATATCTCGTGAGATATCTCTCGtagctttaatatttaaggGACTTCGTCTATAACCTGTTTCCAGACTGAGATCgctggaaaatttattcgttcgatttACAAAGGTTCGATCAATtttggtaaaatattttcgacgatctttcaatcatttttctattcgTTCAAGCacgtataaatttcttaaatttctttcaaaacgaTCGTCCTTTTGAACGAAGGTTTCGTTTTTGCGGTTGGAATGTCTTGGAGAGCGATCGACCGATTTCGTCTCGATATCATCGCGGAAGAAAGCATTCTTCGCCTCGTGTCCCCATCCGATACATCCAAGGAAGAGAAGCGTTTTCACTTGGGATACAGAGAATCGTGATTCGACTGgtctcgtttcgtttatttGTCTCCGGTGTCTCATTTCTTCTGCAGCGCACTGACGCTTATTGCGAATCTCTTCCTCCGAATCGTATCAAGCACGAGAATTTTAAACGTTTCCGCTCCATTGCAGTTTCTGTAGTTTCATTAGAAAATCCTTGGAGAATTCATACGCGAAGAGAAGGAAGGGGAAGAGGATGAAGAATTAAAGCGGGAGTCGAAATTAGCCTCTTTTCGTCTCAAGATCACAAGGTTCcctaatattttaacataccGTCTAGAGATAATTTCTCGCCCATTTTTCgagcatttttctttcttctttccttttttttcttttttaccttcCCAATTTTCCTCCGTCGACATTcatttcacgaaaaaaatcttcataaaGTCCCGCACCACCGTATTAAAACACCGTCGCGTTTAATTTCAAGGAGACCTGGATTCGTGAAAACCGGGGAGAGGCAGCTAGTTCGTAGGCCTTTGACCGCCTTTATCGTCATTTCCCGCGGGTGGAGAGCAGAAATAGGTGACGCGAGAGGAATCATGAGAATGGAAAAATGTAGAAGAAGAAtgcgaaagaaggaaggacGCTTTTGTCGCGTTGCTCCACAGAGGGGACCACGATCGGTCTTAGCTACACCTTATTAGACTTTTCGCTCCTCCTCCATCTTCTTTCCATCTTCctcccttcttttcttccttcctttctttcttcttccccttTCGCATTCAGCTTATTGCTCCTCCAGATGGGCGAAACGGGAGACGGATAATGGCGTAACGAAAATTCCGACTTTGCTTGAAATTACAATGAACTGCCGAATTACCGCATCTTCTTCCCGGCAATAGCTAATTTGAGAATTACGTCGCATGCCTCGACATACCGAAAGCCTTCGTCGCGGAAAATGCGGCGAGATGAGAGGAGATGGGCAAATGGTGCGGCAATTTTCCCGCTCTCGTTGCTTACccgaaaattagaaaataggtGGTAACCTAGCGGCTTTATAAAGACGTAAGGGTGGAACTTAGGCTTGTATACTGCAACTTGCTTACGAGCAccaattttgtaattcaacGCTGAAAACTTTCGAGCATCCCACGTACACGGCTCATTACCAACTTAAGTTTCCAACTGAATCGTTAACCATCgccatttttcatttcgtataTAGCGGATTTACTCCGTTCGTGtacgtaatataatttgacgTGTAATATAATTCTCATCGATGAAACTACAcatcgaagaaaggaaagagacgAATTTTTTCGCgcaatttcgagaaaaaatttcgaCGACAAAATCCTCTGAAATTCCCCTGAAGATTTGCTAGGACGTTTAGAAGAAGGGAACGATCGAATTGGCTCGTTCGGATATACGgatatacagatatatatatacagatggGCGAGAAATAGCGAATAACTGGAATCGGGTGGAACGTGGAACGTGGTTCAATTGATATTGTTGCACTATTAAAGATAGGATAGTCGTTAAGCAAGGAATAGATATCGATGAACGTTTTAACAACGTGGAGGCGCGATGCATCGTATCGATGAATCCTCACCGTTTAATTGTATGCATCGATTAAAAGGCTGGCATTTAATTAAACGCATTGTGCTATCGCATCGAGTTACTTTTCGCTCATTTTCGGGGAAAATATTCTCGATGTTTGCTGCAATTCTCCTTCTCCATACAgatactattactactactactattactacaaCTAACcggttataataataattattttccctGACCTGGCCAACTTCGCAATGGGCGGAGGTCACGAAGTTTACGTTCCACTTTCTCAAGTTTCGTTTGAATCTTTCATAGCGTTCCGAGAGGGAGGCTCGAATACCGAGTATTCGATAAATACGAAGGAAAGTTATTTTTACTCTTTAAAGGTaacgaaagggaagaaagagggggaggaaaattttgttttgtcgatcgatcgatcgtcttgatagatttaatatattacgtaAAAACTCTTTATCCTTATCCGTTCATCGGGAATTGTTTTACCGAGGGAGATACACACAAAGTGATATCAATCCATTTTACGTtcgtttattttgtttcacgATCAACGTTTACCTTCCCTCGATGTCCACCACGTTGgattaaaaatgttacttATCCTCGTCGTCGGGTTCGCAGTAACCACGAGATTCGATCCtcctgataataataattaacacgaGAGTCTTCTTCCACGCATACCAGAACTCTATTAATTACCTCGAGTTTGATTTACATTGTCGTTGCGGTCGAAGTCTGGCAGTGATTATCGATTTTGCGAGGCCGCGAGGCAAATGTGGAATTACCGCGTGGAACGGTGGCCGAGGAcacctctccccctcctctctctctctctctctcctttccccGTACTTCCGGTAATTGGAAGTTCGAACCGATTCGATTGTAAAGAGAAGTGACCACTTCTTCGACGACCATTATATACTTGCTCGACTCTGGATCGAGTTGGATCTTATGCAAACTCGCCGCGATTTCCCACGTCTGTTGGAAGAGGACGAGAGGATTTCCGTTTGGAGTTTTCACAGGAAACGACCAGTTTCCAAGTGCTCCGTTtagaaacttttctttttttttttttttttttttccaccggACGCGGTGATAAGTCGAGCAACTATCACGCCACTTGTGCGCGAAACCCGTTAACTCGTCTAACTGAGATTGAGAAACGGATgggatttttataaacttatccTCCCGCTcttgaatttttgattttaatttcgagagGATGttctattttcg harbors:
- the LOC107999520 gene encoding putative uncharacterized protein DDB_G0271606 isoform X4 — its product is MIRETIHGIRGKSGLQWFTLPVGGGGAVLVLSELESMAARQQREIAQQRRLLEQREARLAVLRGAQEPAQQDKLARLRHRLDQQQSKLNRLRLLRSQTDQSRANNATLTSDLDCIRALFNEKEKELSLAVAKVEELTRQLEELRGRQNAAGTGSGGGGAGGVGGGGVGGGGGGGHLSTPASAELEKLRRELIYRNKMNEQQNQMVSQQRLALAQRQAEMASIDARIAQLQGRLQRKRALNQRLSQQLGSGNRTSANTGFTESKLDFNAGGKSRPAGNIAAIEPYSHIPNDNDFNLNKNDPKYQTLPYNTKFTVNFKAAEDDVNKNKIQHSASASQLGQRAAFQQFGHQIAHSQSQSHIQGQSQLLGTNQHNQNLPNQSVNNNNNNNNNNNNNSNNNNNNANSTNNNLISTSHNFSPEGLSQNLRIHHQQQSQTQQQQQQQQQQQQQQHGNIQQKQHNVGSSASNLGTTVSITQTQNHRNLQTHQKPISSVAPSFSVKSQIYQTSSTKIHPVMPQTLSLIGRGHNNAQNFVGLSTQSGNQQQSNQSSSNNQTSTQDQTYASRHNYPGIQHSAQANTHPVSSSSVYQTQNSPNPSSTIHTSSSGTSFGNSVQRYNQTQPLTGSTSNNEQPDKIKFEQGKVQDKFEHALPTKHEQQRYEPNQVFKYDSHQIKYEQQHSKYDQHGKYDQANQQACTKLYEQSSKHEQIGNQTNRYDNVSKIDQGKYESGQNKHEQIHGTKYDPNQNTQQYGKHDQHEVRPSIKYEHNAGFKHETTSNKYESGGQQFKQESVKFESNKFEQSSATKHEHNGKFEIPAKTVEKTFEFDRLKNENERKNMIEDKTKPALPPKPSKPNPPPRLTHHEKMDNPGDGIGDCKNNLGINTRTEKEEDVPPIPTSEPPESPTETQFGNHQIIKARPLTLKKAPISEQPKLRYAKSNVHVSINRRIEMPPAFLFPETEIPADLMQTEQQQQQQQQQQQQQQQQQQQQPQQPQQQSQIIDTTDSCKKSVPIINEDVISNEKLEEADIIDALNVINIEDKVKAKESERRTELEADGKNNEVMRRKKGNLKSSTGKANLSRRVSFDPLALLLDASLEGELELVKKTAKEVANPSSANDEGITALHNAICAGHLEIVKFLVEFGCDVNAQDSDGWTPLHCAASCNNLSMVRFLVEHGACIFATTLSDHETAAEKCEEDEEGFDGCSEYLYSVQEKLGIMNNGQVYAVFDYEAQHSDELTLKNGDSLVVLRKGDDNEREWWWSKLGHKEGYVPRNLLGLYPRVQPAKID
- the LOC107999520 gene encoding putative uncharacterized protein DDB_G0271606 isoform X2, which translates into the protein MLACVYPAENFKSKAVTVKLRHGRSKRKPKLLSVKEKLADGKQPECNDTAPKLENELPVGGGGAVLVLSELESMAARQQREIAQQRRLLEQREARLAVLRGAQEPAQQDKLARLRHRLDQQQSKLNRLRLLRSQTDQSRANNATLTSDLDCIRALFNEKEKELSLAVAKVEELTRQLEELRGRQNAAGTGSGGGGAGGVGGGGVGGGGGGGHLSTPASAELEKLRRELIYRNKMNEQQNQMVSQQRLALAQRQAEMASIDARIAQLQGRLQRKRALNQRLSQQLGSGNRTSANTGFTESKLDFNAGGKSRPAGNIAAIEPYSHIPNDNDFNLNKNDPKYQTLPYNTKFTVNFKAAEDDVNKNKIQHSASASQLGQRAAFQQFGHQIAHSQSQSHIQGQSQLLGTNQHNQNLPNQSVNNNNNNNNNNNNNSNNNNNNANSTNNNLISTSHNFSPEGLSQNLRIHHQQQSQTQQQQQQQQQQQQQQHGNIQQKQHNVGSSASNLGTTVSITQTQNHRNLQTHQKPISSVAPSFSVKSQIYQTSSTKIHPVMPQTLSLIGRGHNNAQNFVGLSTQSGNQQQSNQSSSNNQTSTQDQTYASRHNYPGIQHSAQANTHPVSSSSVYQTQNSPNPSSTIHTSSSGTSFGNSVQRYNQTQPLTGSTSNNEQPDKIKFEQGKVQDKFEHALPTKHEQQRYEPNQVFKYDSHQIKYEQQHSKYDQHGKYDQANQQACTKLYEQSSKHEQIGNQTNRYDNVSKIDQGKYESGQNKHEQIHGTKYDPNQNTQQYGKHDQHEVRPSIKYEHNAGFKHETTSNKYESGGQQFKQESVKFESNKFEQSSATKHEHNGKFEIPAKTVEKTFEFDRLKNENERKNMIEDKTKPALPPKPSKPNPPPRLTHHEKMDNPGDGIGDCKNNLGINTRTEKEEDVPPIPTSEPPESPTETQFGNHQIIKARPLTLKKAPISEQPKLRYAKSNVHVSINRRIEMPPAFLFPETEIPADLMQTEQQQQQQQQQQQQQQQQQQQQPQQPQQQSQIIDTTDSCKKSVPIINEDVISNEKLEEADIIDALNVINIEDKVKAKESERRTELEADGKNNEVMRRKKGNLKSSTGKANLSRRVSFDPLALLLDASLEGELELVKKTAKEVANPSSANDEGITALHNAICAGHLEIVKFLVEFGCDVNAQDSDGWTPLHCAASCNNLSMVRFLVEHGACIFATTLSDHETAAEKCEEDEEGFDGCSEYLYSVQEKLGIMNNGQVYAVFDYEAQHSDELTLKNGDSLVVLRKGDDNEREWWWSKLGHKEGYVPRNLLGLYPRVQPAKID